The following are encoded in a window of Pelecanus crispus isolate bPelCri1 chromosome 6, bPelCri1.pri, whole genome shotgun sequence genomic DNA:
- the VASH1 gene encoding tubulinyl-Tyr carboxypeptidase 1, with protein MPMPGGGGAAAAARRPASGEAAAAAAAPRDEEQQEEEGEEDLRDGGVPFFVNRGGLPVDEPTWERMWRHVGRIHPEGERVAQRIRGAADLPKIPIPSVPAFQPSTPIPERLEAVQRYIRELQYNHTGTQFFEIKKSRPLTGLMDLAKEMTKEALPIKCLEAVILGIYLTNNMTTLDRFPISFKTHFSGNYFRHIVLGVNFGGRYGALGISRREELMYKAPVFRTLSELIFDFEEAYRRCWHTLKKVKLGHCVSHDPHSVEQIEWKHSILDLDKLTREDFRKELERHARDMRLKIGKGTGPPSPTKDRKKDVSSPQRGQASPHRRNSRGDRRPSGEKKPADSKAMPDLNGYQIRV; from the exons atgccgatgccggggggcggcggggccgcggccgccgccagGCGCCCCGCGTCCGgcgaagcggcggcggcggcggcggcgccgcgggacgaggagcagcaggaggaggagggcgaggaGGATCTCCGCGACGGCGGCGTCCCCTTCTTCGTCAACCGCGGCGGGCTGCCCGTGGATGAGCCCACCTGGGAGCGGATGTGGCGGCATGTGGGCAGGATCCACCCCGAGGGGGAGCGGGTGGCGCAGAGGATCCGGGGCGCCGCCGACCTGCCCAAG ATTCCCATACCAAGTGTGCCTGCATTCCAGCCATCCACCCCCATCCCTGAGCGCCTAGAAGCTGTACAGCGCTACATCAGGGAGCTTCA GTACAATCACACTGGGACACAATTCTTTGAGATTAAGAAGAGCAGACCTCTGACTGG GCTGATGGACCTGGCCAAAGAAATGACCAAAGAGGCCCTGCCAATAAAATGCCTGGAAGCTGTGATCCTGGGAAT TTACCTCACCAACAACATGACCACGCTGGACCGTTTCCCCATCAGCTTCAAAACCCACTTCTCAGGGAACTACTTCCGACACATTGTGCTGGGGGTGAACTTTGGAGGCCGCTATGGGGCACTGGGCATCAGCCGACGCGAGGAGCTCATGTACAAAGCACCCGTCTTCCGCACACTGAGCGAACTCATCTTTGACTTCGAGGAGGCATATCGCCGCTGCTGGCACACTCTCAAAAAGGTGAAGCTGGGCCACTGTGTGTCCCATGACCCACACAGCGTGGAGCAGATTGAGTGGAAGCATTCCATCCTGGATCTAGACAAGCTAACCCGGGAAGACTTCCGTAAAGAGCTTGAGAGACACGCCCGTGATATGAGGCTGAAG ATTGGCAAAGGAACTGGGCCTCCCTCTCCCACcaaggacagaaagaaagatgtCTCCTCCCCACAAAGAGGTCAGGCCAGCCCCCATCGGCGCAACAGCCGTGGGGACCGACG GCCATCTGGTGAGAAGAAGCCTGCCGATTCCAAAGCTATGCCAGACCTCAATGGGTACCAGATCCGGGTGTGA